The Sphingobacterium bambusae genome includes a window with the following:
- a CDS encoding BlaI/MecI/CopY family transcriptional regulator, which translates to MDELKELTKAEEQIMQELWEMGGGFVKDVIAHLPDPKPAYNTVSTIIRILETKGFVAHESFGRSHRYLPKISKEEYKKLITGKLLHNYFDNSAKSMLSFFLEEKKMDVKELDEIMQIINKNR; encoded by the coding sequence ATGGACGAATTAAAAGAACTTACAAAAGCCGAAGAGCAGATCATGCAAGAGCTGTGGGAGATGGGAGGGGGATTTGTGAAAGATGTGATTGCACACTTGCCTGATCCGAAGCCGGCATACAATACAGTATCAACCATTATTCGCATCCTCGAAACCAAGGGTTTCGTGGCGCATGAATCATTTGGCAGAAGCCATCGCTATTTGCCGAAGATCAGTAAGGAAGAATATAAGAAATTAATCACTGGAAAACTGCTGCATAACTATTTCGACAATTCCGCTAAAAGCATGTTGTCTTTCTTCTTGGAAGAGAAGAAGATGGATGTTAAGGAACTGGACGAAATTATGCAAATCATCAATAAAAATAGATAA
- a CDS encoding chaperone modulator CbpM — translation MERTWIKIYDVCSSHQIEIQFVRELSASGLIELITEEEIEFIDEEQLILLEQFANWHYELELNIQGIEVARHLLAKIEYLQRELDLLK, via the coding sequence ATGGAACGTACTTGGATAAAGATATACGATGTATGCAGCTCTCATCAAATAGAAATTCAATTTGTGCGCGAGCTTTCCGCTAGCGGTTTGATCGAACTGATCACTGAGGAGGAGATAGAGTTCATTGATGAAGAGCAGCTCATCTTACTGGAACAATTTGCAAACTGGCATTATGAGCTGGAGCTTAACATACAGGGTATCGAGGTGGCGCGACACTTGTTGGCCAAGATAGAGTATCTGCAACGTGAGCTTGACCTCCTGAAGTAA
- a CDS encoding M28 family peptidase, which yields MFKNWIKAIALVPAIYSCAIAQDPVQVKYANLLTQESAKTHLTLLASPAFEGRGTGQKGGEKTVQYIAEQFKSFGLRAPVQGSYFQPLKLVRSSYKVQQFAIDGKAYTNGKDLFVQGDNKENVFDASEIVFVGYGIQDAKHNDLAGLDIRGKIVLLINEGEPLDEKGNSRITGTDKPSEWASSRFKRLQELAKAQPKMILATSSTVAQMISRFSDRLTAGRFMLDNAKAANEGTQSPPVVNITLDIANSILAKKQTTIDQQKKKPSSFAIPITVKAKMGITQEHFADPNVLGLLEGTDLKDEIVVISGHHDHDGITADGTIFPGADDNGSGTTGVLELARVFAQAKKDGKGPRRSILFIAFAAEEKGLLGSQFYSENPVFPLANTVTCLNMDMIGRIDDKHLNGNHDYLHIIGSDKLSSELYAINKKANEQYTKMELDYMYDDPKDPMRICYRSDQYNFAKHNIPVTFYFSGLHPHYHTPEDTVDKIDFPMMVKREKLVFHAAWDIANRDKRLAVDSNKE from the coding sequence ATGTTTAAAAACTGGATCAAGGCCATCGCATTAGTACCTGCCATATACAGCTGTGCTATTGCGCAAGACCCCGTACAGGTCAAATATGCTAATCTACTCACGCAAGAATCGGCAAAGACACACCTTACCTTGCTAGCATCGCCAGCTTTTGAAGGCCGTGGCACAGGACAAAAAGGAGGCGAGAAAACGGTTCAATATATAGCTGAACAGTTTAAATCTTTTGGCTTAAGGGCTCCGGTTCAAGGCAGCTACTTCCAACCTTTAAAACTTGTTCGCTCTTCGTATAAGGTGCAGCAATTTGCCATCGATGGAAAAGCCTATACCAACGGGAAGGATCTTTTCGTGCAGGGTGATAACAAAGAGAATGTCTTTGATGCTTCTGAAATCGTATTTGTTGGATACGGCATTCAAGATGCCAAACACAATGATCTAGCCGGGCTGGATATTCGGGGAAAGATCGTCTTGCTGATCAACGAAGGTGAACCACTAGATGAGAAAGGCAACTCCCGCATTACCGGAACGGACAAACCCTCAGAGTGGGCTAGCAGCCGCTTCAAACGTTTACAAGAGCTGGCCAAGGCGCAGCCGAAAATGATCTTAGCCACCAGCAGCACCGTGGCACAGATGATTTCGCGATTCAGCGATCGATTGACGGCAGGTAGATTTATGCTCGACAATGCTAAGGCTGCCAACGAGGGAACACAAAGCCCTCCAGTCGTTAACATCACGCTGGATATCGCCAACAGCATCTTGGCAAAGAAGCAAACAACAATTGATCAACAAAAGAAGAAACCCAGTAGCTTCGCCATTCCGATAACCGTAAAGGCAAAAATGGGGATAACGCAAGAACACTTTGCCGATCCGAATGTTTTGGGACTTCTAGAAGGTACCGACTTGAAAGATGAAATCGTCGTTATTTCTGGTCACCATGACCATGATGGCATTACAGCCGATGGAACGATCTTTCCGGGCGCAGACGATAACGGCTCGGGAACAACAGGTGTCTTGGAATTGGCTCGCGTTTTCGCGCAGGCAAAAAAAGATGGCAAAGGACCACGTAGAAGCATTCTTTTCATTGCCTTCGCGGCAGAAGAGAAAGGGCTTCTGGGCTCACAGTTCTATTCCGAAAACCCGGTGTTTCCATTGGCCAACACCGTCACCTGTTTGAATATGGATATGATTGGTCGCATCGATGATAAGCACCTAAACGGAAACCACGATTACCTCCATATTATCGGATCGGATAAGTTGAGTTCAGAGCTGTATGCCATCAACAAAAAGGCGAATGAGCAATACACGAAAATGGAGCTGGATTATATGTATGACGATCCGAAAGATCCTATGCGGATTTGCTACCGTTCGGATCAATATAACTTCGCCAAGCACAACATCCCGGTGACCTTTTATTTCTCGGGACTGCATCCGCACTACCACACGCCAGAAGACACGGTCGATAAGATCGACTTCCCAATGATGGTCAAACGCGAGAAATTGGTCTTCCATGCGGCTTGGGACATTGCAAATCGTGATAAACGCCTTGCTGTGGACAGCAACAAAGAATAA
- a CDS encoding J domain-containing protein, translated as MAFVDYYKVLGLDKGASADDIKKAYRKLARKYHPDMNPNDEAAKQKFQEINEANEVLTDSEKRKKYDQYGENWKHGEAYEQASRQQRSQQSGQTTGNPFEGFDFDGYNGNYDTGEFSDFFEQMFGSRSGGGRQAKFRGNDYNSVLELTLQQAYNTHQQTFTVNGKNIRITIPAGVESGQKIRLKGQGADGINGGPAGDLFIQFDIKTDPQVQRQGNDLYKTQEVDLYTMLLGGELLVETFAGKIKVKVKPETQNGSRIRLKGRGFPVYKKENEFGDLFISLQVKLPTDLSTEEIALFQQLANKRK; from the coding sequence ATGGCATTTGTAGATTATTACAAGGTATTGGGACTGGACAAAGGCGCATCGGCAGATGACATCAAAAAGGCCTACCGGAAGCTGGCACGAAAGTATCACCCGGACATGAACCCCAATGACGAGGCTGCCAAGCAAAAATTTCAGGAAATCAATGAGGCCAATGAGGTGCTAACCGACTCCGAGAAGCGTAAGAAATACGATCAATATGGAGAAAACTGGAAACATGGCGAAGCCTATGAACAAGCCTCACGTCAACAGCGCAGTCAACAAAGCGGACAAACAACGGGTAATCCTTTTGAGGGTTTTGACTTCGATGGATACAATGGTAATTACGACACTGGCGAGTTTTCCGATTTCTTCGAACAGATGTTTGGAAGTCGTTCTGGTGGTGGGCGGCAAGCTAAATTTAGAGGCAACGACTACAACTCGGTGTTGGAGCTGACCTTACAGCAAGCCTACAACACCCATCAGCAGACCTTCACGGTGAATGGCAAGAACATACGTATCACTATTCCTGCAGGTGTAGAAAGCGGGCAGAAAATAAGGCTCAAAGGCCAAGGTGCCGACGGCATAAACGGAGGACCCGCGGGCGATCTATTTATCCAATTTGATATCAAAACAGATCCGCAGGTTCAGCGTCAAGGCAACGATCTCTATAAGACACAGGAGGTAGACCTTTACACCATGCTGCTCGGTGGTGAGCTACTGGTCGAGACCTTCGCTGGCAAGATCAAAGTGAAGGTGAAACCAGAAACACAGAACGGCAGCAGGATAAGGCTCAAAGGAAGAGGATTTCCGGTATACAAAAAAGAAAATGAGTTCGGCGATCTATTTATCAGCCTGCAAGTAAAGCTGCCAACGGATTTGTCGACGGAAGAAATAGCCCTCTTCCAACAACTGGCTAACAAAAGAAAATAA
- a CDS encoding M56 family metallopeptidase, whose product MVYLILVNVSLLLCYALYSIFLKKLTFFQLNRIYLLGAVIVSLLIPIGLFIDMPRGLIAEETLPNIDLNLFLGEEMLLAEQADRAASMQDILQIVYWIGAGLALLWLCFRCSRVLVLLRSGNSTFSFAFFRTVVLADQVSENQVIAAHEQIHVAQGHSYDLVFVELVRVFNWFNPVLRLYLKELKFQHECIADEQSSVDRVAYAELLVAQAMQVERSHFLHEFSEKSFLKNRIAMLFKEKTQNKYKFLYLSIAPVLGLTLLSTLVFNSSKAKSLVRDIENKVEYTAVITAEPDTTGTKMKEDAEKQKVFTATEVNPEPVGGLANFRKWIGDNYSYPQEAVDAALKGQMVVSFIVEADGTLSNFEVIKDLGYGTGEAALDLLRKAAKWAPGIQNGRKVRVAYTLPITLNLEEDKKG is encoded by the coding sequence ATGGTCTATCTTATTCTCGTGAACGTCAGTTTGCTGTTATGCTACGCCTTGTACAGCATCTTTTTGAAAAAGCTCACCTTCTTTCAGCTGAATAGAATCTATCTATTGGGGGCGGTTATCGTATCGCTGTTGATTCCCATTGGGCTATTTATCGATATGCCTCGGGGCTTGATTGCGGAAGAAACGCTTCCCAATATTGATCTGAATTTATTCCTAGGCGAGGAGATGTTGCTGGCAGAACAGGCAGATCGAGCAGCATCCATGCAGGATATCTTGCAGATCGTTTATTGGATAGGAGCGGGCTTGGCCTTGCTGTGGTTATGTTTCCGCTGTTCGCGGGTGCTCGTTCTGTTACGGTCGGGCAACAGCACGTTTAGCTTTGCTTTTTTCAGAACTGTCGTATTGGCGGATCAGGTGTCGGAAAATCAAGTTATAGCAGCGCACGAGCAGATACATGTTGCACAGGGACATAGTTATGATCTCGTTTTTGTCGAGTTGGTTCGGGTGTTCAACTGGTTCAATCCGGTACTGCGACTCTACCTTAAAGAACTCAAATTTCAGCATGAATGTATTGCGGATGAGCAGAGCTCGGTAGATCGAGTCGCCTATGCGGAGCTCTTGGTAGCACAAGCAATGCAGGTGGAACGAAGCCATTTTTTACATGAGTTTTCCGAAAAATCATTTTTAAAAAATCGAATTGCCATGTTATTTAAAGAAAAAACACAAAATAAATACAAATTTCTGTACCTCTCCATAGCACCGGTATTGGGCTTGACGCTTTTGTCCACTTTGGTGTTCAACAGTAGCAAAGCCAAAAGTTTGGTGCGTGATATTGAAAATAAGGTGGAATACACGGCGGTTATCACAGCTGAGCCAGATACTACCGGTACTAAGATGAAGGAAGATGCAGAAAAGCAAAAGGTCTTTACGGCCACAGAGGTAAATCCAGAGCCGGTAGGAGGACTTGCCAACTTCAGGAAGTGGATTGGTGACAATTATAGCTATCCGCAGGAAGCCGTCGACGCTGCATTGAAAGGACAAATGGTGGTCTCCTTTATTGTGGAGGCCGACGGTACACTCAGTAATTTCGAAGTAATTAAGGATTTGGGATATGGAACAGGGGAAGCCGCCTTAGATCTTTTGCGTAAGGCCGCTAAGTGGGCACCTGGAATCCAAAATGGTAGAAAGGTTCGGGTAGCGTACACGCTTCCTATTACTTTAAATTTAGAGGAAGACAAGAAAGGGTAA
- the arfB gene encoding alternative ribosome rescue aminoacyl-tRNA hydrolase ArfB translates to MTIDHTLLLKEVVFSTSRSGGAGGQHVNKVESKVSLYWNLLTSPSITSHQRAQLATKLANRLNKEGVLQLDASDTRSQVKNKELVTQRFLTLVENALKVDKKRIATKIPKSKVLDRLDRKKKNAQKKSLRGRIDFD, encoded by the coding sequence ATGACTATTGATCATACATTATTGTTGAAAGAAGTTGTTTTTAGCACCTCGCGCTCGGGCGGCGCCGGTGGGCAACATGTTAATAAAGTGGAATCCAAAGTTTCCTTGTACTGGAACCTCTTGACATCCCCATCTATCACGTCTCATCAACGTGCACAGCTGGCTACTAAGTTGGCCAATAGACTTAACAAAGAAGGAGTCTTGCAGCTAGATGCTTCCGACACCCGCAGCCAGGTGAAAAATAAGGAGCTGGTCACACAGCGTTTCCTAACCTTAGTGGAAAATGCACTCAAAGTCGATAAAAAACGTATCGCAACGAAAATACCCAAATCGAAGGTCCTAGATCGCTTGGATAGAAAGAAAAAGAATGCACAAAAGAAGTCTTTACGTGGTAGGATTGATTTCGATTGA